One window from the genome of Cervus elaphus chromosome 8, mCerEla1.1, whole genome shotgun sequence encodes:
- the CHRND gene encoding acetylcholine receptor subunit delta isoform X1, whose product MEGPVLTLGLLAALVVCGSWGLNEEERLIRHLFEEKAYNKELRPAAHKEESVEISLALTLSNLISLKEVEETLTTNVWIEQSWTDSRLQWDAEDFGNISVLRLPADMVWLPEIVLENNNDGSFQISYSCNVLIYPSGSVYWLPPAIFRSSCPISVTYFPFDWQNCSLKFSSLKYTTKEITLSLRQDEEDGRSYPVEWIIIDPEGFTENGEWEIVHRPARVNVDPSAPLDSPNRQDVTFYLIIRRKPLFYVINILVPCVLISFMINLVFYLPADCGEKTSMAISVLLAQSVFLLLISKRLPATSMAIPLIGKFLLFGMVLVTMVVVICVIVLNIHFRTPSTHVLSERVKKLFLETLPEILHMSRPAEDGPSPGTLIRRSSSLGYISKAEEYFSLKSRSDLMFEKQSERHGLARRLTTARRPPAGSEQAQQELFSELKPAVDGANFIVNHMKDQNNYNEEKDCWNRVARTVDRLCLFVVTPIMVVGTAWIFLQGAYNQPPPQPFPGDPFSYREKDKRFI is encoded by the exons ATGGAAGGGCCTGTGTTAACGCTGGGGCTGCTGGCTGCCCTGGTCGTGTGCG gcaGCTGGGGCTTGAACGAGGAGGAGCGGCTGATCCGGCACCTGTTTGAGGAGAAGGCCTACAACAAGGAACTGCGGCCCGCAGCGCACAAAGAGGAGAGCGTGGAGATCTCCCTGGCTCTCACCCTCTCCAACCTCATCTCCCTG AAAGAAGTTGAAGAGACCCTCACCACGAATGTGTGGATCGAGCAG AGCTGGACAGACAGCCGGCTGCAGTGGGACGCTGAAGACTTTGGGAACATCAGCGTCCTGCGCCTGCCTGCTGACATGGTGTGGCTCCCAGAGATTGTGCTGGAGAACAA CAATGACGGCTCCTTCCAGATCTCCTACTCCTGCAATGTGCTCATCTATCCCTCGGGCTCTGTCTACTGGCTGCCGCCTGCCATCTTCCGCTCCTCCTGCCCCATCTCGGTCACCTACTTCCCCTTCGACTGGCAGAACTGCTCCCTGAAGTTCAG TTCGCTCAAGTACACGACCAAGGAGATCACCCTGAGCCTGAGGCAGGATGAAGAAGACGGCCGCTCCTACCCTGTGGAGTGGATCATCATCGATCCCGAGGGCTTCACAG AGAACGGGGAATGGGAGATAGTACACCGGCCAGCCAGGGTCAACGTGGACCCCAGTGCGCCGCTGGACAGTCCCAACCGCCAGGACGTCACCTTCTACCTCATTATCCGCCGCAAGCCGCTCTTCTACGTCATCAACATCCTGGTGCCCTGCGTGCTCATCTCTTTCATGATCAACCTGGTCTTCTACCTGCCAGCCGACT GTGGCGAGAAGACATCCATGGCCATCTCGGTGCTCCTGGCCCAGTCTGTCTTCCTGCTGCTCATCTCCAAGCGGCTGCCAGCCACGTCCATGGCCATCCCCCTCATCGGCAA GTTCCTGCTCTTTGGCATGGTGCTGGTGACCATGGTCGTGGTGATCTGTGTCATCGTGCTCAACATTCACTTCCGCACACCCAGCACCCACGTGCTGTCTGAGCGGGTGAAGAAG CTCTTCCTGGAGACCCTTCCTGAGATCCTGCACATGTCCCGCCCGGCGGAGGACGGGCCCAGCCCCGGGACCCTGATCCGGAGGAGCAGCTCCCTGGGCTACATCTCCAAGGCAGAGGAGTACTTTTCACTCAAGTCCCGAAGTGACCTCATGTTTGAGAAGCAGTCAGAGCGGCATGGGCTGGCTCGGCGCCTTACCACGGCAC GCCGGCCTCCAGCAGGCTCTGAGCAGGCCCAGCAGGAACTCTTCAGTGAGCTGAAGCCAGCTGTAGATGGGGCCAACTTCATCGTCAACCACATGAAGGATCAGAACAATTACAATGAG GAGAAGGACTGCTGGAACCGGGTCGCTCGCACCGTGGACCGACTCTGCCTATTCGTGGTGACACCCATCATGGTGGTGGGCACAGCCTGGATCTTCCTGCAGGGCGCCTACAACCAGCCTCCACCCCAGCCTTTCCCTGGGGACCCCTTCTCTTACCGTGAGAAGGACAAGCGCTTCATCTAG
- the CHRND gene encoding acetylcholine receptor subunit delta isoform X2, whose amino-acid sequence MCGSSRAGQTAGCSGTLKTLGTSASCACLLTCNDGSFQISYSCNVLIYPSGSVYWLPPAIFRSSCPISVTYFPFDWQNCSLKFSSLKYTTKEITLSLRQDEEDGRSYPVEWIIIDPEGFTENGEWEIVHRPARVNVDPSAPLDSPNRQDVTFYLIIRRKPLFYVINILVPCVLISFMINLVFYLPADCGEKTSMAISVLLAQSVFLLLISKRLPATSMAIPLIGKFLLFGMVLVTMVVVICVIVLNIHFRTPSTHVLSERVKKLFLETLPEILHMSRPAEDGPSPGTLIRRSSSLGYISKAEEYFSLKSRSDLMFEKQSERHGLARRLTTARRPPAGSEQAQQELFSELKPAVDGANFIVNHMKDQNNYNEEKDCWNRVARTVDRLCLFVVTPIMVVGTAWIFLQGAYNQPPPQPFPGDPFSYREKDKRFI is encoded by the exons ATGTGTGGATCGAGCAG AGCTGGACAGACAGCCGGCTGCAGTGGGACGCTGAAGACTTTGGGAACATCAGCGTCCTGCGCCTGCCTGCTGACATG CAATGACGGCTCCTTCCAGATCTCCTACTCCTGCAATGTGCTCATCTATCCCTCGGGCTCTGTCTACTGGCTGCCGCCTGCCATCTTCCGCTCCTCCTGCCCCATCTCGGTCACCTACTTCCCCTTCGACTGGCAGAACTGCTCCCTGAAGTTCAG TTCGCTCAAGTACACGACCAAGGAGATCACCCTGAGCCTGAGGCAGGATGAAGAAGACGGCCGCTCCTACCCTGTGGAGTGGATCATCATCGATCCCGAGGGCTTCACAG AGAACGGGGAATGGGAGATAGTACACCGGCCAGCCAGGGTCAACGTGGACCCCAGTGCGCCGCTGGACAGTCCCAACCGCCAGGACGTCACCTTCTACCTCATTATCCGCCGCAAGCCGCTCTTCTACGTCATCAACATCCTGGTGCCCTGCGTGCTCATCTCTTTCATGATCAACCTGGTCTTCTACCTGCCAGCCGACT GTGGCGAGAAGACATCCATGGCCATCTCGGTGCTCCTGGCCCAGTCTGTCTTCCTGCTGCTCATCTCCAAGCGGCTGCCAGCCACGTCCATGGCCATCCCCCTCATCGGCAA GTTCCTGCTCTTTGGCATGGTGCTGGTGACCATGGTCGTGGTGATCTGTGTCATCGTGCTCAACATTCACTTCCGCACACCCAGCACCCACGTGCTGTCTGAGCGGGTGAAGAAG CTCTTCCTGGAGACCCTTCCTGAGATCCTGCACATGTCCCGCCCGGCGGAGGACGGGCCCAGCCCCGGGACCCTGATCCGGAGGAGCAGCTCCCTGGGCTACATCTCCAAGGCAGAGGAGTACTTTTCACTCAAGTCCCGAAGTGACCTCATGTTTGAGAAGCAGTCAGAGCGGCATGGGCTGGCTCGGCGCCTTACCACGGCAC GCCGGCCTCCAGCAGGCTCTGAGCAGGCCCAGCAGGAACTCTTCAGTGAGCTGAAGCCAGCTGTAGATGGGGCCAACTTCATCGTCAACCACATGAAGGATCAGAACAATTACAATGAG GAGAAGGACTGCTGGAACCGGGTCGCTCGCACCGTGGACCGACTCTGCCTATTCGTGGTGACACCCATCATGGTGGTGGGCACAGCCTGGATCTTCCTGCAGGGCGCCTACAACCAGCCTCCACCCCAGCCTTTCCCTGGGGACCCCTTCTCTTACCGTGAGAAGGACAAGCGCTTCATCTAG
- the PRSS56 gene encoding serine protease 56, with amino-acid sequence MLLAALLLLLPPLPDPRSAHGHPLYMRVPPSTLQALSAQGTKVLQAAQRSAQWAVNRVAMEIQHRLHECRSCANHTTPCPAPGRPRPQAPLLQDSPEPGPCGERRPGDVNVTRAHGRIVGGKAAPPGAWPWLVRLQLGGQPLCGGVLVAASWVLTAAHCFAGAPNELLWTVTLAEGPRGEPAEEVQVNRIVPHPKFDPRTFHNDLALVQLWTPVSPTGAARPVCLPRKPQEPPAGTPCAIAGWGALFEDGPEAEAVREARVPLLSADTCRRALGPGLRPSSMLCAGYLAGGIDSCQGDSGGPLTCSEPGPRPKEVLYGVTSWGDGCGEPGKPGVYTRVAVFKDWLQEQMSASPFSREPSCRELLAWDPSEEPQTEAAPPCAFYAHLCLGPAGACARLAHQQCLQRRRRCELRSLAHTLLELLRGAQELFGPRPGVRRLAPAPARPAPSLRDPPRHPSREQRLHSGSSPRAAGPRFPKRRSERRGEVNGCPGLEPLRQKLATLQGTHAWILQVPPERLAMDFNEVLADLGSKTLTGLFRAWVWAGLGGRHVVFGGLVGLEPATLARSLPRLLLQALQAFRLAALAEAEPEGALKGSRQGRGLGRKGHHPLSPHMAPARWP; translated from the exons ATGCTGCTGGccgcgctgctgctgctgctgccgcccctCCCAGACCCACGGTCTGCCCACGGGCACCCGCTGTACATGCGCGTGCCCCCCAGCACCCTGCAAG CTCTATCCGCCCAGGGGACGAAGGTGTTGCAGGCTGCCCAGAGAAGCGCCCAGTGGGCGGTGAATCGGGTGGCGATGGAGATTCAGCACAGACTGCACGAGTGCCGGAGCTGTGCCAACCATACCACCCCATGCCCTG CACCTGGGCGTCCCAGGCCTCAAGCCCCCCTCCTGCAGGATTCACCTGAGCCAG GGCCGTGTGGCGAGAGGCGCCCGGGCGACGTCAACGTGACGCGGGCGCACGGCCGCATTGTCGGGGGCAAGGCGGCACCGCCGGGGGCCTGGCCCTGGCTGGTGAGGCTGCAGCTCGGCGGGCAGCCTCTGTGCGGCGGCGTCCTGGTGGCCGCGTCCTGGGTGCTCACGGCGGCGCACTGCTTCGCGGG CGCCCCGAACGAGCTTCTGTGGACCGTGACGCTGGCCGAGGGACCCCGGGGGGAACCGGCAGAGGAGGTGCAGGTGAACCGCATCGTGCCCCACCCGAAG tttGACCCTCGGACCTTCCACAACGACCTGGCCCTGGTGCAGCTGTGGACTCCGGTGAGCCCGACGGGGGCTGCGCGCCCCGTGTGCCTGCCCCGGAAGCCCCAGGAGCCCCCCGCAGGAACTCCTTGCGCCATCGCGGGCTGGGGTGCCCTCTTCGAAG ATGGGCCAGAGGCCGAGGCAGTGAGGGAGGCCCGTGTGCCCCTGCTCAGCGCCGACACCTGCAGGAGGGCCCTGGGACCAGGGCTACGCCCCAGCAGCATGCTCTGTGCGGGCTACCTGGCCGGGGGCATCGATTCGTGCCAG GGTGACTCGGGAGGCCCCCTGACCTGTTCTGAGCCCGGCCCCCGCCCCAAGGAGGTTCTGTACGGGGTCACCTCCTGGGGGGACGGATGCGGggagccagggaagcctggggtctaCACCCGTGTGGCTGTGTTCAAGGACTGGCTCCAGGAGCAGATGAGCG CCTCTCCCTTCAGCCGCGAGCCCAGCTGCAGGGAGCTTCTGGCTTGGGACCCGTCGGAGGAACCGCAGACAGAGGCCGCCCCACCCTGCGCCTTCTACGCCCACCTATGCCTGGGGCCCGCGGGCGCCTGTGCGCGTCTGGCGCACCAGCAGTGTCTGCAGCGCCGGCGGCGATGTG AGCTGCGCTCGCTGGCGCACACCCTCCTGGAGCTCCTGCGAGGGGCCCAGGAGCTGTTCGGCCCGCGCCCGGGGGTGCGTCGCCTGGCACCAGCCCCGGCTCGCCCCGCTCCGTCGCTCCGGGATCCTCCCAGGCACCCCTCCCGAGAGCAGCGGCTGCACTCAG GATCGTCTCCCCGGGCTGCGGGCCCTCGGTTCCCTAAGCGGAGGTCGGAGCGGCGCGGGGAAGTGAATG GCTGCCCTGGGCTGGAGCCCCTGCGGCAGAAGCTGGCCACCCTCCAGGGCACCCACGCCTGGATCTTGCAGGTGCCCCCGGAGCGCCTGGCCATGGACTTTAACGAG GTCCTGGCAGATCTGGGCTCCAAGACACTAACCGGGCTCTTCCGAGCCTGGGTTTGGGCAGGCTTGGGGGGCCGGCATGTGGTCTTTGGTGGCCTGGTGGGTCTGGAGCCAGCCACACTGGCCCGAAGCCTTCCCCGGCTGCTGCTGCAGGCCCTGCAGGCCTTCCGCCTGGCAGCCCTGGCGGAGGCAGAGCCCGAGGGAGCCCTCAAGGGTTCAAGGCAGGGCCgagggctggggaggaaggggcaCCACCCACTCAGCCCTCACATGGCCCCAGCCAGGTGGCCCTGA